CCAATTCTGGCATGAAATCATCAGTCACTAAAGCATAGGCATTTTCAAATTGCTGTGAGTAAAGCAAGGCTGCGATATTTGAAATCGGCCCATAGCCAGCAAAAGCGACCTTTTCAAAAGAATATTCTCGAGACAGCTTTTCAATTGTTCCAAGTAAGATTTCGAAGAACTCTTTTTCCATATACAAAAGAGCGTCTTTATAGGAAGAATTGACTACCAACAAATTTGGAAAATGCTCCCGAACAATTTCTGGAATGTAACCCGTCCGATTAAAATCAGGCTCCGTAAAGCAAACGTAAATCGTCTCTTGATTGACGTCCTTATGCAACAATTTCGAAATCCAATAGCGATCGACAGTATAATCTGCCACACCTTCTTCAGCAATATAGATGCTTTCAAACAAGAAACGATGGCAACCTGAACTCACTAATTGAATTTTATAATGATGGGTATTGTTAGGAACACGAACGCTCATTGTCTCACCCTGCTTAATGATTTGATTAAAAATCTCCTCATCACGTGCATTCATAAATTCAATCTTCAAGTAGGTCGAATTTTCAGGAAGAGTCTCCAGATGGCTGCCAAAGATATATTTTTCTCCTCGCTTCAATTCAGGAAGCTGACTTGTATTTCGTAAAGCCTGATAGTTTGCCTGCGAATGCCATTCATGAATGACTGTACCAGACGGCATGAACTGATTCTCATATAAGACATGCCCATCTGCTAGCAGCTTCACAGACGATCCATATAGATACTGTGATACACTTTGCATATCCCAATAAGCAAAATAGATTTCTTCCTTGTATATCACGAATCAAACTTCCTTTCAAAACTATTCACTAATAAAGTTTTATATTGATTAAAGAACCATTCGACAATTCCTTGCGTATCATCATTGTGTCGTCCAGTTAATCCTTTACTAATGACATTAACGCGATAAGCTCGCTTTCCTAGCTCTTCTAGCATATCAGGGTAGGCCGTACCATCGTAGTCATCATGATACATATAAGACACAATAAATTTCGTCCTTGAAAAATTAGCTTCTTTGAACGATGTCCAGAAGTGCTCATTAAGTTGAGCTGTTCCTTCCTCTGATAATTCTCCTGTTGTACGAAGCACCAAATCTAAAGAAGTAGGAAAACCTCCAGGACGAATCGTGGATTCATTCTCTGCAATATCGCCTAAATTTACTAAGGGCTTACCGACAATCACTGCATGAGGCTCTAACTTGGAAGCATAATACAGGGCTCCAAAAGTCCCCATTGATAGTCCGGATAGGGTCAACTGGTCTCTTGTAAAGCCCAATTCATCTAAACAGTGATGAATGAC
Above is a window of Streptococcus cristatus ATCC 51100 DNA encoding:
- the asp3 gene encoding accessory Sec system protein Asp3, producing the protein MIYKEEIYFAYWDMQSVSQYLYGSSVKLLADGHVLYENQFMPSGTVIHEWHSQANYQALRNTSQLPELKRGEKYIFGSHLETLPENSTYLKIEFMNARDEEIFNQIIKQGETMSVRVPNNTHHYKIQLVSSGCHRFLFESIYIAEEGVADYTVDRYWISKLLHKDVNQETIYVCFTEPDFNRTGYIPEIVREHFPNLLVVNSSYKDALLYMEKEFFEILLGTIEKLSREYSFEKVAFAGYGPISNIAALLYSQQFENAYALVTDDFMPELDYQHVLVRYQNRVNYPLFRDLLLERFNSARVKEYAHLKNRPRVLTKIDYLLDQSFLLQKIDLEKTEEWMRKNEA